In the genome of Geotrypetes seraphini chromosome 16, aGeoSer1.1, whole genome shotgun sequence, one region contains:
- the LOC117350880 gene encoding F-box only protein 9-like codes for MAEGYEDCYSDILKTDDNDRPSGANLQVELQMFRAQWMSELIAGVSSSGLENQPRKTSARGLRVKVTDTKAKQEIAKEEKQARELFLKAAEQEQNGALYEAIKFYRRAMQLVPDNEFKINYTWSPDGDGISKSYMEDTDDGSKMADLLSYFQQQLSFQDSSLKLCQPELDIGQTRISVLPSVHILVGGF; via the coding sequence ATGGCAGAAGGTTATGAAGATTGTTACTCGGACATCTTAAAAACTGATGACAATGACAGGCCATCTGGAGCTAACCTTCAGGTAGAACTGCAGATGTTTCGGGCTCAATGGATGTCAGAACTTATCGCAGGTGTGAGTTCTAGTGGCTTGGAAAATCAACCACGCAAAACTTCAGCAAGAGGCCTTCGAGTAAAGGTCACAGATACCAAAGCAAAGCAAGAAATAGCAAAGGAGGAAAAGCAGGCAAGAGAATTGTTCCTGAAAGCAGCAGAGCAAGAACAAAATGGAGCTCTTTATGAAGCCATCAAGTTTTATCGCAGGGCCATGCAACTTGTGCCAGATAACGAGTTTAAAATTAACTATACATGGTCTCCTGATGGTGACGGAATCAGCAAAAGCTACATGGAGGACACTGATGATGGTAGCAAGATGGCAGACTTATTATCCTACTTCCAGCAGCAGCTATCATTTCAGGACTCTTCCCTTAAACTTTGTCAACCTGAGCTTGACATCGGTCAGACTCGCATCTCAGTGCTGCCTAGTGTACATATTCTGGTGGGTGGTTTCTAG